CTTGTATCATTGTTGAACTAACCAATACATCAAGGCATATGCCATCGGTTATGTCGTACTCCTTGCCATCTGGGCAAGGCCTGTAAATTGGCAGACCGTCCATGCAGTAGCAGAAGCCATCGGTGCCATTATCTGCCGGATACGTTTCATATTCCTCCAGTAAGTCGCATTGTGATTCGTCGCAGACAACGGGGCCCTACAAAGAATAGTCGGTAGTATATCATAAAACTGTTCCCAGTTTGTTAAACTCTTTTCAGGCGTACCGCAGGTTCCAAACAAATCGATAGTTCATCATCGAATTCTTTGCCATCAGGACATTTCTCGTACACTGCACAATAATCCTTGCAATAGCAGAAGCCACTGGTATCTCCCGGTACGCCAAAGGTATCATTTTCTTCCAGTGTGTTGCAAAGTGTGGCATCACACTGATTGCACTCGCATTCCACATCAGGCTAAAGGTTGATTAGAAATTGCTTATTAATtgttacaacaaaatatatagtttgTCTTTGTTACATAGGAAGTGAGGCAGATGCCCAAGTCGGCATCATATGTCTTGTTCGCTGGGCAATCCTTATAGGAGGCCACCTCATCCACGCACAGACAGAATCCAGTATCTGTGTCCAGAGCAGGGAAAGTCAGATCGTCCTCCTTGCCAATGCAATAGTCGCGACAGCAGCGGGGCTggaaatcaaattgcaaaaagcaTTTGATAAGCATTATAATAGTTTAAATGTCTGCCCTATTCGTGATCTAcataatttaaagattttattttttaatatcacAAAAGTGGAGATTTTTTTCCAGTTgggaaaaaatttaattgtagtaagaaatttaatttatataatctTTGCACCTCAATTCTTAATTCTTGGAGTTGATTGTCTACTTACATCGGGAATTACAGCTGGAATGCAAATGAGCAAAGAGCTGCTGAAGGTGTAGCCAATGGGACAGGGCACAGGAACTGGTTCGCCAGCGCGGCACAGACAAAAGCTGTTGGGATCATCGTAGTTGACCAGGGGGGAGTATTCGGGTTCATCGACGCAGCCCTGAGGATCACAAGGACCCgtctgcaaataaatatacacaaaaactGTAATCAATTGGAATGAGGATTAAAAAGAAAGCCTTACGAAGGTGCAAATAGCTACGTCAGCATCAAAGTAATAGCCCTCAGGGCAGTTACGCAAGTAGCCACCATCTTCCTCGCACAGACAGAAGGTAGAATTGTCATTGTTCAGGGAAGGATAAGCCTCATCTAGCGAGCTCGAGGTGCACTGCGTCTGATCACAAGCGCACTAAAAGtgaagtaaaataataagttaAGCAGTCAGTGAGCTTACTCAAAGATAGCTTACGCTGGGCACAGGCAGACATATCAAATACGTAGGATCCAGAGCAGTGTTTGCGGGACACGTATGTATCGTAGCCTCATTATTCAAGCATATGTAGAATTTGGTATCTTCGCCAGCAATGGGATAAACAGTACCATCAACGGCATCAGCACAAAGTGTCGCATTGCAAGATACTGTGGTCGAACATTTTTGTGTGGCAGTATCGTAGGCCTGCTTGGCGGGACAGTCGACTACCTGTGGGACACCATCAGTGCACTGATAGTATTTATTACAGATGGGATGGGCAACGTTTCCGGTGCCACAGGTGCAAGGATTGATGCATACTCCAGTTACATCGATCTCACATGCATCGCCCGTGAACCATTCACCAGATGGGCAAGTCGTTTCGATAGCAGCACCATTGGAGCAGGTGAAATAGGAAGTGCAGTCAGATGGATTGGTGATGAGGTAGCCGTTGGGTTTGTTGGCACACGGCCAGCAAGTGCCATCAGCATCGGGCACACAGACACCATCACAGCTGCTGAAGACGTTGCCGGGACCACAGCTGCCATCGACGAGCTGTTGATCCACACAGATTTGATACTTGTCGCAGTCAGTGGGATGTGGCACAATGCTGCCTTCGGCAATGTCGCCAGGACAAGTGCAGTTGCTAAGCTCTTCTTCCACGCTACGCTTGCTGCGCAATCCCTTCATCATCCTGTTCTCAGGACAATTCTTGTTGTCTACGTCCGCGACACAAGCTTTAAGCGTAACATTGAAGTAAGTGTCAGGCAGGCAGGACTCTTCTCTCCAGCTGCCGGCAATGCATGCAAAGTACGTATAACAGTTTTCTGCCTGGTGCGTAGGATCACTTGCGTTGCACTCGAATGTCGCCGTTGTGGGAATGGGTTCACTTGACGGGATCACTGCAGCTTGCGTTGTGGTTTCAGTGCTTTCGCATTGCGGGCACACATGTTCCGTATCTTCCACACAACTGCCACAGTCCGGCTGGAAGTAATAGCCAGTGTCGCAGGTTTGAGATTCCCAAACGCCATCCTCGCAAACATAATACTTGTTACAGTTCTGCGCATCGACAGCCACATCGCCTTCCTCGCAGTCGGGCAACCAGCTCTCTGGGCACTCATCACCCTCCACAGGCATGCAAACGTTCAAAACCTTATTGAAGTAATTACCCCTCAGGCAATCGCCTGGCAGCAACACGCCATCCTTGCAGGCATAGTACAGACGGCAGTTGTCCTCGTTGGGTGTCAGCTCGCCATTGGGTATATCGCCTTCACAATTGCAGCCTGTTGACGGTGTTTCCGTTGTGGGTGTTTCAGGcgtcgttgtagttgtattCTTGTCAGGACAAGTGCCAGGAACACAGTTCGGACCGGAAATATCAAAGTACGAGCCATCAGAGCAATATTGTTTTGTAGCCGTTTCCTTGTTGCAAATATAAAAGATCTGACAGTCGTCATTATCAGCCACAGCTGAGCCATCGGGCTTATCAATGCAAAAGTTCTCCCAGCAATGCGTATTACCCTCATCGGTGACACACTCTGCCAATGTAACATCAAAGTACGAACCGCTGTCACAGCTCTGCACGGTGGCCTCCTGGTCATTGCAGAGATAGTAGTGGGCACAGGCGGTGGTGCTGGGCTCCACTGTGCCATCGGGGTGATcgatgcaaatattttgccagCAGACTGTATCGGTATCGGGCCAGCAAGCGGCGAGCGTGGTGTTGAAGTAGCTGCCAGAATCACAGTATTGGGGATAGGCCAACTGCTGGTTGCAGACATAGAACTGGCTACAGTAGTCAGCGTTGGGCAGATAGGCGCCATTCACCTCATCGGCACAGACATTGGTCACCTGAagcgcaaaaatacaaattaccAAATGAATCCTTTCTCATACTTAGTCCTTAACTCACCTCAGCCAGTGGTGCAGCCAGGGAGAGTTTACAGAGACCACGTCCTGCTGTGGCGCATTTGCCAGTCTTAGGATTGTATTCCTTGCCAACAGGACAGGTTATGGccttggcaacatttttgttggaGCAGCGGTAGTAACTAGCACAATCGGTGGGATTGGGCCAATGTGATGCTAGGCCACGGATTTTGCGATAGATGCATTCAGGATCGGCGGCTCCGGTTAGGGATGCCAATGCGGTGACTATAGCCACAGCAAGCAGAGTAACTGTAATGTAAGTAGGTTTAAGATGAAAATGATACTTATAGATGTTCCTTTGGCTGACCTTTCATTTCTGTGCGTGCTCTAATATTCCACGGCTATTGCTATAGTTGTACTCCGCGATTTTAGCGAAATATCGCAGGctttttatacatttgtttACCTAGGCATAAAACGATGCCAACATTAGATTGTGCTTATCAGTCTCAGCATCGATCGATTCGCTGTTAGTTATCAGAccattttaatgtttaacaTGCTTTTTTAATTGAGTTGTGCGCTTTTGCATGAATTCCGGGAAGACAAAAATCTGGCAACGAATATTTTGAGACGCACCCATTAAGTTGTATTTGCACCAATTATGAATGAGTGCGACACTGAATGTCAAGTGCATTCATGATAATATTCATAGTATTGCGTGATAAAAGTTGTAAATTGAAGATCAATTGCACATTACCTCATCACATGGCCGTATCTCGTTGTATTGATGTTGCTAAAAGTAATCACAtctccaaataaaaaagattttgCACTTGGCGTACTTATTGTTTTTaagttttgtaataaaatatagaatctTTCCCTAGAAGTATAAAGTACAATATTAtggtatgcaacattttttttttatttttcgctcAACCAAGcttttaataacaacaaactttaaattaattcctGGCCTTAGTTCAATTCGGAATTCTTCAGGCACAAGTAGTGCCACAACTATTGTTCTTAGAATCCCAAAGGAGATCTGATGGACAAGTTTTTATATAACCCTTCTCATCTTCGCAGTTGATGAACTGACGACAATCATAGGGATAGGGCAAATACTCCACGCCAGGATGGTTCTTGCACATAGTGTCTGCATCAACGTAAACTTCCGTAGTTGATGTTGTGGAAAGAGTTGTTCCCGTAGTGACATCACTGTTCACTGGAGATTCGGTAGGATTTGAAGGGGAATCAGTTGAGCTGGGTGAGTCCGTTGGGCTTGGAGAATCAGTTGGGCTGGGAGAGTCCGTTGGACTTGGAGAATCAGTTGGGCTTGGAGAATTCGTTGGGCTAGGAGAGTCCGTTGGATTTGGAGAATCAGTTGGGCTTGGAGAATTCGTTGGGCTAGGAGAGTCCGTTGGACTTGGAGAATCAGTTGGGCTTGGAGAATTCGTTGGGCTGGGAGAGTCCGTTGGACTTGGAGAATCAGTTGGGCTTGGAGAATTCGTTGGGCTTGGATAATTCGTTGGGCTGGGAGAGTCCGTTGGGCTTGGAGAATCTGTTGGGCTGGGAGAGTCCGTTGGGTTTGGAGAATCTGTGGGGGTTGGAGAATCCGTTGGACTTGGAGGAGAATCGGTTGGATTTGAAGTAGAGTCAGTTGGGTTGGGGGAATCCGTCGAGCTTGAAGAATCTGTAGGGCTTGTAGAATCCGTAGGACTTGGAGGAGAATCAGTTGGGTTAGGAGCATCAGTTGGGCTTGGAGGAGAATCTGTTGGACTTGGAGAATCTGTGGGACTTGAAGTAGAGCCAGTTGGATTCGAAGAATCCGTCGGGTTTGGAGTATCCGTAGGGTTTGTAGAATCCGTAGGATTTGGAGGAGAATCTGTGGGGTTTGGAGAATCGGTTGGACTTGGAGGAGAATCAGTTGGGTTTGGGGAATCTGTTGTGTTTGGGGAATCTGTTGTGTTTGGAGAATCAGATGGGTTTGGGGAATCCGTCGAGATTGGAGAATCTGTTGGGCTTGGGGGAGAATCAGTTGGGTTTGGAGAATCGGTTGGACTTGGAGGAGAATCTGTGGGGTTTGGAGAATCCGTTGGACTTGGAGGAGAATCAGTTGGGTTTGGCGAATCCGTTGGACTTGGAGGAGAATCAGTTGGGTTTGGGGAATTCGTTGAGTTTGGAGAATCAGTTGAGTTAGGGGAATCCGTCGGGTTTGGATAATCCGTTGTGCTTGGGGAATCGGTTGGGCTTGGAGGCGAATTAGTTGGGTTGGGAGAGTCTGTTGGGTTTGGAGAATCGGTAGGACTTGGAGGAGAATCTGTTGGGTTTGGCGAATCCGTTGGACTTGGAGGAGAATCAGTTGGGTTAGGGGAATCCGTTGGGTTTGGAGAATCCGTTGTGTTTGGAGAATCAGTTGGGCTTGGAGGCGAATAAGTTGGGTTGGGAGAGTCTGTTGGGTTTGGAGAATCGGTTGGACTTGGAGGAGAATCTGTGGGGTTTGGAGAATCCGTTGGACTAGGAGGCGTGTCAGTTGGATTGGGGGAATCCGTCGGGTTTGGAGAATCAGTTGGGTTAGGGGAATCCGTCGGGTTTGGAGAATTCGTCGGGCTTGGAGAATCCGTCGGGTTTGGAGAATCCGTCGGGTTTGGAGAATCCGTTGTGTTTGGGGAATCGGTAGGGCTTGGAGGCGAATCAGTTGGGTTGGGAGAGTCTGTTGGGTTTGGAGAATCGGTTGGACTTGGAGGAGAATCTGTGGGGTTTGGAGAATCCGTTGGACTAGGAGGAGTGTCAGTTGGATTGGGGGAATCCGTTGGGTTTGGAGAATCGGTTGGGTGTGGAGAATCAGTTGGGCTTGTTGGGTCTGTGGGTATCGTTGGCGGGCTTTCAGTCGTTGGCTTATCCGTTTTTTCCGTTGTGGGTGTTACGGTCGTGGGACTTGGTACAACACATCGTCGCTTGGCACTTAAGGCCGTAACCAGCAGTATTAACTCCAGGCATATTATCAGACTGAAGACCACTGTAATATATAGAGAAGAATCTTTAAATTGCACTTCATATATTTCAgttgaattaaatttcttttacaaAACGCACATTTCATTCTGTTCTTTGAACCAGCGAAATGTCGGAACTAAAGTAATAGTTGCCTTGTCTCTTATTTATATCATTTAAAGATGCATCGGAGTTTTTATCGAAATCTAATTAGCATAAAACATGCAAGATGCCAATATATTTATCTTATCTTGagaataaatttgtttaatgataaattttcaattaaaatgtagaCGTAATTGCAAACCTACGTAATTGTAACTACTAATCAAGTGGAAGTTTAATGCTTAACTTTCTGTAATAAATTTTCAGTCAGCCTTAAAGTATGCAATTATTGAAAAAGTAGTTAAATAGCTTTTGAGTGAAAACTTGAGTGTTTTTAAGTAGAGAGTTTAATTGATATATTGcgatttttatttagtatataatacataataagtt
This is a stretch of genomic DNA from Drosophila albomicans strain 15112-1751.03 chromosome 3, ASM965048v2, whole genome shotgun sequence. It encodes these proteins:
- the LOC117570546 gene encoding cell surface glycoprotein 1-like isoform X3, which translates into the protein MKLVFSLIICLELILLVTALSAKRRCVVPSPTTVTPTTEKTDKPTTESPPTIPTDPTSPTDSPHPTDSPNPTDSPNPTDTPPSPTDSPNPTDSPPSPTDSPNPTDSPNPTDSPPSPTDSPNTTDSPNPTDSPNPTDSPSPTNSPNPTDSPNPTDSPNPTDSPNPTDTPPSPTDSPNPTDSPPSPTDSPNPTDSPNPTYSPPSPTDSPNTTDSPNPTDSPNPTDSPPSPTDSPNPTDSPPSPTDSPNPTDSPNPTNSPPSPTDSPSTTDYPNPTDSPNSTDSPNSTNSPNPTDSPPSPTDSPNPTDSPPSPTDSPNPTDSPPSPTDSPNPTDSPPSPTDSPISTDSPNPSDSPNTTDSPNTTDSPNPTDSPPSPTDSPNPTDSPPNPTDSTNPTDTPNPTDSSNPTGSTSSPTDSPSPTDSPPSPTDAPNPTDSPPSPTDSTSPTDSSSSTDSPNPTDSTSNPTDSPPSPTDSPTPTDSPNPTDSPSPTDSPSPTDSPSPTNYPSPTNSPSPTDSPSPTDSPSPTNSPSPTDSPSPTDSPSSTDSPSNPTESPVNSDVTTGTTLSTTSTTEVYVDADTMCKNHPGVEYLPYPYDCRQFINCEDEKGYIKTCPSDLLWDSKNNSCGTTCA
- the LOC117570546 gene encoding cell surface glycoprotein 1-like isoform X2, producing MKLVFSLIICLELILLVTALSAKRRCVVPSPTTVTPTTEKTDKPTTESPPTIPTDPTSPTDSPHPTDSPNPTDSPNPTDTPPSPTDSPNPTDSPPSPTDSPNPTDSPNPTDSPPSPTDSPNTTDSPNPTDSPNPTDSPSPTNSPNPTDSPNPTDSPNPTDSPNPTDTPPSPTDSPNPTDSPPSPTDSPNPTDSPNPTYSPPSPTDSPNTTDSPNPTDSPNPTDSPPSPTDSPNPTDSPPSPTDSPNPTDSPNPTNSPPSPTDSPSTTDYPNPTDSPNSTDSPNSTNSPNPTDSPPSPTDSPNPTDSPPSPTDSPNPTDSPPSPTDSPNPTDSPPSPTDSPISTDSPNPSDSPNTTDSPNTTDSPNPTDSPPSPTDSPNPTDSPPNPTDSTNPTDTPNPTDSSNPTGSTSSPTDSPSPTDSPPSPTDAPNPTDSPPSPTDSTSPTDSSSSTDSPNPTDSTSNPTDSPPSPTDSPTPTDSPNPTDSPSPTDSPSPTDSPSPTNYPSPTNSPSPTDSPSPTDSPSPTNSPSPTDSPSPTDSPSPTNSPSPTDSPNPTDSPSSTDSPSNPTESPVNSDVTTGTTLSTTSTTEVYVDADTMCKNHPGVEYLPYPYDCRQFINCEDEKGYIKTCPSDLLWDSKNNSCGTTCA
- the LOC117570546 gene encoding cell surface glycoprotein 1-like isoform X1 — encoded protein: MKLVFSLIICLELILLVTALSAKRRCVVPSPTTVTPTTEKTDKPTTESPPTIPTDPTSPTDSPHPTDSPNPTDSPNPTDTPPSPTDSPNPTDSPPSPTDSPNPTDSPNPTDSPPSPTDSPNTTDSPNPTDSPNPTDSPSPTNSPNPTDSPNPTDSPNPTDSPNPTDTPPSPTDSPNPTDSPPSPTDSPNPTDSPNPTYSPPSPTDSPNTTDSPNPTDSPNPTDSPPSPTDSPNPTDSPPSPTDSPNPTDSPNPTNSPPSPTDSPSTTDYPNPTDSPNSTDSPNSTNSPNPTDSPPSPTDSPNPTDSPPSPTDSPNPTDSPPSPTDSPNPTDSPPSPTDSPISTDSPNPSDSPNTTDSPNTTDSPNPTDSPPSPTDSPNPTDSPPNPTDSTNPTDTPNPTDSSNPTGSTSSPTDSPSPTDSPPSPTDAPNPTDSPPSPTDSTSPTDSSSSTDSPNPTDSTSNPTDSPPSPTDSPTPTDSPNPTDSPSPTDSPSPTDSPSPTNYPSPTNSPSPTDSPSPTDSPSPTNSPSPTDSPSPTDSPSPTNSPSPTDSPNPTDSPSPTNSPSPTDSPSPTDSPSPTDSPSPTDSPSSTDSPSNPTESPVNSDVTTGTTLSTTSTTEVYVDADTMCKNHPGVEYLPYPYDCRQFINCEDEKGYIKTCPSDLLWDSKNNSCGTTCA